The Dysidea avara chromosome 13, odDysAvar1.4, whole genome shotgun sequence genome includes a region encoding these proteins:
- the LOC136243770 gene encoding uncharacterized protein — protein sequence MSMEEEQVRQIASAVSTTIGEQFAAKFSEFRQEMVASQAACSQSVMEKLTRKTHTFKKKGCEAQFVFNDKIDDHVQAAKKQLEKITATDEPSQRALEQAKAELEQGDEEIRVRQKHIRIADRSDWGVVAEYEADELADNSDDEKRLYRARKERDAKRKRAASGGPASRKKPRREEAPRSNEGAARMPPGPRTVTRPIGPCYSCSQMGHLARSCPRNQQP from the exons ATGTCGATGGAAGAAGAACAAGTACGGCAGATTGCTAGTGCAGTCTCGACGACCATCGGGGAGCAGTTTGCCGCCAAGTTCAGCGAATTCCGTCAGGAGATGGTCGCATCCCAAGCGGCATGTTCCCAAAGCGTCATGGAGAAACTCACTCGCAAGACGCACACGTTTAAGAAAAAGGGTTGTGAAGCCCAGTTCGTCTTTAATGACAAGATAGACGACCACGTGCAAGCTGCCAAAAAGCAGCTGGAGAAGATAACAGCAACCGACGAGCCTTCCCAGCGAGCTCTGGAGCAAGCAAAAGCTGAACTGGAGCAAGGTGATGAGGAGATCCGTGTTCGTCAAAAACACATCAGAATTGCTGATCGTTCGGATTGGGGAGTAGTCGCCGAATATGAGGCCGATGAGCTTGCGGATAATTCGGACGACGAGAAGCGGCTGTACCGTGCTCGGAAAGAGAGGGACGCCAAGCGTAAACGTGCAGCGTCTGGTGGGCCGGCCAGCAGAAAGAAGCCCAGGAGAGAGGAGGCACCGAGGTCCAATGAGGGTGCTGCCAGGATGCCACCAGGACCAAGGACCGTGACAAGACCAATTGGGCCCTGCTACAGTTGCTCGCAGATGGGCCACTTAGCAAGGAGTTGTCCCAGGAATCAGCAACC CTGA